In one Echinicola marina genomic region, the following are encoded:
- a CDS encoding Kelch repeat-containing protein: protein MLVFTKIHLIISLIFGLSILQSSFTGGLKFHGNEEAIDQRTSYNIFGEHEVEFSDHFDIAFSLSLSPVDEIGYILRVKTGVNRRIFNLFYDSQGDQIVFKFNEEGKSNLIVANLDKDQLYNRQWFDMKISFDLIGDSITLLIDNKRFSTRNQDLADTYQPEILFGKSDHIIDVPPFAIKNLSIAGKETYDFPLYENEGNIVHDKEGHAYGKVINPDWLKNYAYYWEHEATFSSASVAGANYHSQKKEIYYYNRDSLWRYNVQTGESQITVFEDKSPVELILGTNFIDTVKNSLYTYEVYYEGSYEGPTVASLDLDSFRWTEESHDQVPSQLHHHGGYLDQNANEYTIFGGFGSMKYSKNFFTFGLQQKKWEMTEGFSGDVITPRYFSSVAYLPENNSVYVFGGMGNESGEQSVGRKYYYDLYQVDMGTKHITKLWEIPWEDENVVPVRGMVLLNDSTLYTLCYPEHFSESYLHLYRFSLKDGSYEILGDSIPIRSDKITTNANLYYDKGLNKLYAVVQEFEDDISSELKIYSLAFPAISRAELFDFPRKQNSNASLIALLIGVGAIGMGMGFFLYRRFKPKPLKAEKGIEQEEVDNYMPVSKKEQTVRPNAIYLFGNFMVRDSKSRDITYMFSAQLKQVFCLILHYSISEDGITSQHLSNLLWPDKPADKVKNSRGVTINNLRKTLSELQGIELVHEKGHYKIILHEEAYCDYVRCLQLIEGQEMDKNREEFAGIVSRGKFLYLSDDPLFDLFKEEEETRLEPILILEVEKSYDSESYPTTIALAEALFNIDPLSEVALVHQVKAMLKLNMIEESKIAYRTFSIEYKRITGKDFHRTYSSINA from the coding sequence ATGCTTGTATTTACTAAAATTCACCTGATAATTTCCTTGATTTTTGGTTTAAGTATCTTGCAGTCTTCCTTTACAGGGGGACTTAAATTCCATGGAAACGAAGAAGCTATTGATCAACGGACTTCTTACAATATTTTTGGAGAGCATGAGGTGGAATTTTCTGATCATTTTGACATCGCATTTAGCTTATCTCTGAGTCCTGTAGATGAAATAGGGTATATCCTCAGGGTTAAAACAGGGGTAAATAGGAGGATTTTCAATTTATTCTACGATAGTCAAGGAGATCAAATTGTGTTTAAATTTAATGAGGAGGGAAAAAGCAATCTTATCGTCGCTAATCTGGATAAGGATCAGCTCTATAATCGTCAATGGTTTGATATGAAGATCTCTTTTGATCTGATTGGCGATTCCATTACACTTTTAATTGATAATAAAAGATTTTCGACCAGGAACCAAGATTTGGCGGATACCTATCAGCCAGAGATCCTTTTCGGGAAAAGTGATCACATTATCGATGTGCCTCCTTTTGCGATCAAGAACTTGTCCATTGCAGGAAAAGAAACGTATGACTTTCCTTTGTACGAAAATGAAGGCAATATTGTCCATGATAAGGAAGGCCATGCTTACGGTAAAGTCATCAATCCGGATTGGTTGAAGAATTATGCCTACTATTGGGAGCATGAGGCGACATTTAGCTCTGCATCTGTAGCGGGTGCCAACTACCATTCCCAAAAAAAGGAAATCTATTACTATAACAGAGATTCCTTATGGAGATATAATGTACAGACAGGTGAAAGCCAAATCACTGTGTTTGAGGATAAAAGTCCAGTGGAGCTTATTTTGGGTACCAATTTTATCGATACGGTGAAAAATAGCTTATATACTTATGAGGTATATTATGAAGGCTCTTATGAAGGTCCCACAGTAGCCAGTCTCGATCTGGACAGTTTTCGATGGACTGAAGAAAGCCATGATCAAGTTCCCAGTCAGCTTCATCATCATGGAGGATATCTGGATCAGAATGCTAATGAATATACGATTTTCGGTGGTTTTGGCAGTATGAAGTATAGCAAGAATTTCTTCACCTTTGGTTTGCAGCAAAAAAAATGGGAAATGACTGAAGGCTTTTCCGGTGATGTGATTACTCCGCGTTATTTTTCATCGGTAGCTTATCTTCCCGAAAACAACAGTGTATATGTTTTTGGCGGGATGGGGAATGAGTCTGGAGAGCAGTCAGTTGGTAGGAAATACTACTATGATCTCTATCAGGTTGATATGGGCACCAAACACATTACTAAGCTTTGGGAAATTCCATGGGAAGATGAGAATGTTGTACCAGTGCGAGGGATGGTATTATTGAACGATTCTACTTTATATACACTTTGCTATCCGGAGCATTTTTCAGAATCTTATCTTCATTTGTATCGCTTTTCCCTAAAGGATGGCAGCTATGAAATATTGGGGGATTCCATTCCGATTCGCTCGGATAAAATCACGACCAATGCTAATCTCTATTATGATAAGGGACTCAATAAATTGTATGCTGTGGTACAAGAGTTTGAGGATGATATTTCTTCTGAACTGAAAATTTATTCTTTGGCATTTCCCGCTATAAGCAGAGCTGAATTGTTCGATTTTCCAAGAAAACAAAATAGCAATGCTAGCCTCATCGCACTGCTAATAGGTGTAGGTGCGATAGGTATGGGAATGGGATTCTTTTTGTACAGACGGTTTAAGCCCAAACCATTAAAAGCAGAGAAAGGTATTGAACAGGAGGAGGTGGATAACTATATGCCGGTTTCTAAGAAGGAGCAGACGGTGCGGCCCAATGCCATCTATCTCTTTGGTAATTTTATGGTCCGTGACTCAAAATCCAGGGACATTACTTATATGTTCAGTGCACAGTTGAAACAGGTTTTTTGCCTCATCTTACATTATAGTATCTCGGAAGATGGAATTACCTCACAGCATCTCAGTAATTTGCTTTGGCCAGACAAGCCTGCTGATAAAGTTAAAAATTCACGAGGTGTTACCATTAACAACCTACGAAAGACCTTGAGTGAACTACAGGGGATTGAATTGGTCCACGAGAAGGGCCACTATAAAATTATCCTACATGAGGAAGCGTATTGTGATTATGTGCGGTGTTTGCAGCTTATTGAGGGACAGGAAATGGATAAAAACAGGGAAGAGTTTGCTGGGATAGTTTCCCGCGGGAAGTTCCTTTATCTATCCGATGATCCCTTATTCGATCTGTTCAAGGAAGAGGAAGAAACCCGGCTCGAACCTATTTTGATATTAGAAGTAGAAAAAAGCTATGATAGCGAATCCTACCCGACGACAATAGCCTTGGCAGAAGCTCTGTTCAATATCGATCCCCTAAGTGAAGTGGCCTTGGTGCACCAGGTCAAAGCCATGCTAAAACTTAATATGATAGAGGAATCCAAGATAGCCTACAGGACTTTTTCGATCGAATATAAAAGGATCACCGGAAAGGATTTTCATCGTACTTATTCTAGTATCAATGCTTAA
- a CDS encoding glycoside hydrolase family 43 protein: MKNQCIYNFSHQLRILILGVLGFLKLSSLWAQEDQTEVLKMADPSIFYHEGRYYLYGTGRADEGFQVYTSKDAKHWSGPAGKLEEGFCLHEKDVFGDRGFWAPQVFGENGKFYMAYTANEHIALAESDSPLGPFRQTVKQAIEGGGKMIDPFFYRDQNGKAYLYFVKVADGGNRIYVAEMKEDLSGIKTESSQLCIEASEAWENAEQANWTVTEGPSVLFHQGYYYLIYSANDFRSKHYAVGVAVSEHPLGPWEKMDGQPALSQELLGVPGTGHGDFFSVKDDLYYVFHTHQSGERVGPRKTALIKVQFNDSAAGLATLDFLPKSWKYLFGEDMPE; the protein is encoded by the coding sequence ATGAAAAATCAATGTATCTATAATTTCTCCCATCAGCTCAGGATTTTGATATTGGGTGTTCTGGGCTTTTTGAAACTATCTTCACTATGGGCACAGGAAGATCAAACTGAAGTTCTAAAGATGGCCGACCCAAGCATTTTTTATCATGAAGGCAGATATTATTTGTATGGTACAGGTAGAGCGGATGAAGGATTTCAAGTCTATACTTCCAAGGATGCCAAACATTGGTCAGGCCCTGCAGGGAAGCTGGAAGAGGGTTTTTGTCTCCATGAAAAGGATGTTTTTGGGGATCGTGGATTTTGGGCACCACAGGTGTTTGGGGAAAATGGAAAGTTTTATATGGCCTATACAGCCAATGAACATATTGCTTTGGCAGAAAGTGATAGCCCTTTAGGACCTTTTCGCCAGACAGTAAAGCAGGCCATAGAAGGTGGTGGTAAGATGATAGACCCCTTCTTTTATAGGGATCAAAACGGGAAAGCCTATTTGTATTTCGTTAAGGTGGCCGATGGAGGAAACAGAATTTATGTAGCGGAAATGAAAGAAGACCTGAGTGGGATAAAAACAGAGAGCAGCCAACTTTGTATCGAAGCTAGCGAGGCTTGGGAGAATGCAGAGCAGGCAAATTGGACAGTAACTGAAGGTCCGTCTGTTTTATTCCATCAAGGTTATTATTATCTGATTTACAGTGCAAATGATTTTAGAAGCAAGCATTATGCAGTGGGGGTGGCTGTCAGCGAGCATCCTTTAGGTCCTTGGGAAAAAATGGATGGTCAACCTGCTCTTAGCCAAGAATTATTGGGAGTGCCAGGTACTGGGCATGGGGATTTCTTTTCGGTGAAGGATGATTTGTACTATGTGTTTCATACGCACCAATCAGGGGAAAGGGTAGGTCCAAGGAAGACGGCTTTGATTAAAGTCCAATTTAATGATTCTGCTGCTGGACTTGCCACTTTGGACTTTTTACCCAAGAGCTGGAAATATCTATTTGGAGAAGACATGCCCGAATAA
- a CDS encoding sulfatase, with product MCRHKLVLSITLCFFYIGYSYCLGKDHQANKPNKKPVNIILIMADDLGWGELGCYGNSFNETPNLDKMAQNGLLFSHAYAAAPVCSPTRASLMTGQYPARVGITDFLAPKSERFLDPQQYVTMNEALNEEGYQTGIIGKWHLETNFINGLGGPQNHGFDEIIATETKYIADGDYFAPYDKIASLAGEEGEFLADRLALEAEKFIERNKEAPFFLYLSHYSVHTTLAAPETTVNKYKRKFDEKYGVGMADKLFENQRGNRHRSKHKDNPYLAAMLEHVDQGLGRILEKLEACGIAENTLVIFFSDNGGAGNVANNGGLRANKTWLYEGGIREPLLMTWPGNIQPGTVCDVPVSSIDFYPTFLSLANGKKKYKANLDGIDLSDLITDGKKPSKRPLFWHYPSETGNWENRMASAVQYEGFKLLEFYEDGRLELYHLEEDEAETENLVKSMPQKVEALQGLLEKWKTEVKAEIPVIQEK from the coding sequence ATGTGCAGACATAAATTAGTATTATCAATTACCTTATGCTTTTTCTATATCGGTTATTCCTATTGTCTTGGAAAAGACCATCAGGCCAATAAGCCCAATAAAAAGCCTGTAAATATTATTCTCATTATGGCGGACGATTTAGGATGGGGTGAGCTTGGCTGTTATGGCAACTCCTTCAATGAAACCCCTAATTTGGACAAAATGGCCCAAAATGGTTTGTTATTTAGTCATGCTTATGCTGCCGCACCAGTATGTTCTCCTACCCGTGCCAGCTTGATGACCGGACAATATCCCGCCAGGGTGGGCATAACCGATTTTCTTGCGCCAAAGTCAGAACGGTTTTTGGATCCACAGCAATATGTTACGATGAATGAGGCATTGAATGAGGAAGGCTACCAAACTGGAATAATCGGAAAATGGCATTTGGAGACCAATTTTATAAATGGACTCGGAGGACCTCAGAACCATGGATTTGATGAAATCATCGCTACAGAGACCAAATATATTGCTGATGGGGATTACTTTGCTCCATATGATAAAATAGCCAGCCTAGCAGGAGAGGAAGGGGAATTTTTGGCAGACAGACTAGCATTGGAAGCTGAAAAGTTTATCGAACGGAACAAGGAGGCACCTTTCTTTTTGTACTTGTCCCATTATAGCGTACACACCACTTTGGCAGCACCAGAAACGACTGTAAACAAATACAAGCGAAAATTTGATGAGAAATATGGAGTGGGGATGGCTGATAAGCTGTTTGAAAATCAACGCGGGAATCGGCATCGCTCCAAGCATAAGGATAACCCTTATCTCGCGGCAATGCTTGAACATGTGGACCAAGGCCTGGGGAGAATTTTAGAAAAACTGGAAGCTTGTGGTATTGCAGAAAATACCTTGGTAATTTTCTTTTCGGATAATGGTGGAGCAGGCAATGTGGCCAATAATGGTGGCTTAAGGGCCAATAAGACATGGTTATATGAAGGAGGAATTAGGGAGCCCCTTTTGATGACTTGGCCTGGAAATATCCAACCAGGTACAGTTTGTGATGTGCCAGTTTCAAGCATTGATTTTTACCCTACATTTTTGAGTTTGGCTAATGGAAAAAAGAAATATAAGGCAAATTTAGATGGGATTGATTTATCGGACCTGATCACAGATGGCAAAAAGCCAAGTAAAAGGCCTTTGTTTTGGCATTATCCAAGTGAAACAGGAAATTGGGAAAATAGGATGGCAAGTGCCGTGCAATATGAGGGGTTTAAATTGTTAGAATTTTATGAGGATGGTAGGTTGGAACTTTATCATTTGGAAGAAGATGAAGCTGAAACAGAGAATTTGGTCAAGTCCATGCCCCAAAAGGTTGAAGCACTCCAAGGCCTGCTTGAAAAATGGAAAACAGAAGTGAAGGCCGAAATCCCAGTTATTCAAGAAAAGTAA